One Setaria viridis chromosome 3, Setaria_viridis_v4.0, whole genome shotgun sequence DNA window includes the following coding sequences:
- the LOC117848408 gene encoding chloroplast sensor kinase, chloroplastic isoform X2: MILNAPLHLRRPCSPAAHHPKTSASSPTLIPLPCGLLARRACACAHSPLRHVASPAEEEGAGEGEGGEEEEDLGPASAAAVAAAIRRASNASPVRFRRVRLGETGEAGPHREDGDLAEPSADFRRLCAEQLEMFRVVVSRDAVLSVYVRPAGSYIMDQLELRRVALYPGINNVPERDTVVLVGNFSISAGLRAAEAFLVKQQMEVVTEFGAIVLPMVKHPFVVGFLVAELPELHGGRAINFHTADIQLPSSTSMDKSSEITPHTKFKAWDVQTSGDQANNYSQLVNEWKNTALMISRTLAMAYVMDQKAYLVQQTSWQNNVRMSGLVEQIPYDIIEDILIQGDHLKDALQQIQEAVYLTKANIVRSSEETLKKIQGSPHPSRALSDYGSVHGNDSQNVDPVLALNSDKDDMVMPMPPLWLVPLQHQDARPCDLCDVLKDLVAGALPLAYKQQRTLDITGISNPLHVAVEESALRQALSNLIEGSLLRTQHGGRVQIYAGEAPAGGTLVVIDDDGPDMQYMTQMRSLAPFGSDLLADDMLEDNMTWNFIAGLTVAREILENYGCVLRVISPRRPDAVIGTGGSRIEIWLPSFQTEVADITEEA, translated from the exons ATGATCCTTAACGCCCCCCTCCACCTTCGCCGCCCGTGCTCCCCGGCTGCCCACCACCCCAAAACATCCGCTTCCAGTCCAACCCTAATCCCTCTCCCATGCGGGCTACTCGCTCGgcgcgcctgcgcctgcgcccaCTCGCCACTACGGCACGTCGCGTcaccggcggaggaggaaggggcaggggagggggagggcggcgaggaggaggaggacctgggccccgcgtcggcggcggcggtggcggccgccatCCGCCGGGCTTCGAACGCGTCGCCCGTGCGGTTCAGGCGCGTGCGGCTTGGGGAGACGGGGGAGGCGGGGCCGCACCGCGAGGACGGCGACCTGGCGGAGCCGAGCGCCGACTTTCGCCGGCTCTGCGCGGAGCAGCTTGAGATGTTCCGGGTGGTCGTGTCACGCGATGCCGTACTCTCT GTATATGTGAGACCTGCTGGGAGTTATATTATGGATCAGCTGGAACTACGCCGTGTGGCTTTATATCCTGGAATTAATAATGTTCCTGAAAGGGATACTGTTGTCCTAGTTGGTAATTTTTCTATATCAGCTGGACTAAGAGCTGCAGAAGCTTTTCTAGTAAAACAACAG ATGGAAGTCGTAACAGAATTTGGAGCTATAGTTCTTCCGATGGTGAAACATCCCTTTGTTGTTGGCTTCCTTGTTGCAGAGCTTCCAGAACTACATGGTGGACGTGCCATTaattttcatactgccgatatTCAGTTACCATCCAGTACATCCATGGACAAATCATCTGAGATAACTCCACATACTAAATTTAAAGCATGGGATGTTCAAACTTCTGGTGATCAGGCAAATAATTATTCACAACTTGTTAATGAATGGAAGAATACTGCTCTTATGATTTCTCGAACTTTGGCAATGGCTTATGTTATGGATCAG AAAGCATATCTGGTTCAACAAACTTCCTGGCAAAACAATGTCAGAATGAGTGGCCTAGTAGAACAG ATTCCTTATGATATTATTGAAGATATTCTCATCCAAGGTGACCACTTGAAAGATGCTTTGCAACAAATTCAAGAGGCTGTATATCTGACTAAG GCAAACATAGTCAGAAGCAGTGAAGAGACTTTAAAGAAAATTCAGGGGTCACCGCATCCTTCAAGAGCTTTATCAGATTATGGATCAGTACATGGCAATGATTCACAAAACGTAGATCCAGTGTTGGCTCTGAATTCTGATAAGGATGACATGGTAATGCCTATGCCACCTCTATGGCTGGTACCTCTTCAGCACCAAGATGCTAG ACCATGTGATCTCTGCGATGTGCTGAAAGATTTAGTTGCAGGAGCGTTACCACTTGCTTATAAGCAGCAACGCACATTAGATATAACTGGAATTTCAAATCCACTTCATGTTGCTGTTGAGGAATCTGCTTTGAGACAAGCCTTGAGTAATCTGATAGAAGGATCTCTTCTACGTACACAGCATGGTGGAAGAGTTCAAATATATGCAGGTGAAGCACCTGCAGGAGGTACTCTCGTGGTCATTGATGATGATGGGCCTGACATGCAATACATG ACTCAGATGCGCTCCCTGGCCCCATTTGGATCAGACCTTCTTGCGGATGATATGCTTGAAGATAACATGACTTGGAACTTCATTGCAGGACTAACTGTTGCGCGTGAGATACTTGAGAATTATGGATGTGTTTTGCGTGTGATATCACCTCGAAGGCCTGATGCAGTTATAGGCACTGGAGGAAGTCGTATTGAGATATGGTTACCATCTTTTCAGACAGAAGTAGCTGATATTACTGAAGAAGCATAG
- the LOC117848408 gene encoding chloroplast sensor kinase, chloroplastic isoform X1: protein MILNAPLHLRRPCSPAAHHPKTSASSPTLIPLPCGLLARRACACAHSPLRHVASPAEEEGAGEGEGGEEEEDLGPASAAAVAAAIRRASNASPVRFRRVRLGETGEAGPHREDGDLAEPSADFRRLCAEQLEMFRVVVSRDAVLSVYVRPAGSYIMDQLELRRVALYPGINNVPERDTVVLVGNFSISAGLRAAEAFLVKQQMEVVTEFGAIVLPMVKHPFVVGFLVAELPELHGGRAINFHTADIQLPSSTSMDKSSEITPHTKFKAWDVQTSGDQANNYSQLVNEWKNTALMISRTLAMAYVMDQKAYLVQQTSWQNNVRMSGLVEQIRGPLSNIQTLAKMLSVHMKRTEIPYDIIEDILIQGDHLKDALQQIQEAVYLTKANIVRSSEETLKKIQGSPHPSRALSDYGSVHGNDSQNVDPVLALNSDKDDMVMPMPPLWLVPLQHQDARPCDLCDVLKDLVAGALPLAYKQQRTLDITGISNPLHVAVEESALRQALSNLIEGSLLRTQHGGRVQIYAGEAPAGGTLVVIDDDGPDMQYMTQMRSLAPFGSDLLADDMLEDNMTWNFIAGLTVAREILENYGCVLRVISPRRPDAVIGTGGSRIEIWLPSFQTEVADITEEA, encoded by the exons ATGATCCTTAACGCCCCCCTCCACCTTCGCCGCCCGTGCTCCCCGGCTGCCCACCACCCCAAAACATCCGCTTCCAGTCCAACCCTAATCCCTCTCCCATGCGGGCTACTCGCTCGgcgcgcctgcgcctgcgcccaCTCGCCACTACGGCACGTCGCGTcaccggcggaggaggaaggggcaggggagggggagggcggcgaggaggaggaggacctgggccccgcgtcggcggcggcggtggcggccgccatCCGCCGGGCTTCGAACGCGTCGCCCGTGCGGTTCAGGCGCGTGCGGCTTGGGGAGACGGGGGAGGCGGGGCCGCACCGCGAGGACGGCGACCTGGCGGAGCCGAGCGCCGACTTTCGCCGGCTCTGCGCGGAGCAGCTTGAGATGTTCCGGGTGGTCGTGTCACGCGATGCCGTACTCTCT GTATATGTGAGACCTGCTGGGAGTTATATTATGGATCAGCTGGAACTACGCCGTGTGGCTTTATATCCTGGAATTAATAATGTTCCTGAAAGGGATACTGTTGTCCTAGTTGGTAATTTTTCTATATCAGCTGGACTAAGAGCTGCAGAAGCTTTTCTAGTAAAACAACAG ATGGAAGTCGTAACAGAATTTGGAGCTATAGTTCTTCCGATGGTGAAACATCCCTTTGTTGTTGGCTTCCTTGTTGCAGAGCTTCCAGAACTACATGGTGGACGTGCCATTaattttcatactgccgatatTCAGTTACCATCCAGTACATCCATGGACAAATCATCTGAGATAACTCCACATACTAAATTTAAAGCATGGGATGTTCAAACTTCTGGTGATCAGGCAAATAATTATTCACAACTTGTTAATGAATGGAAGAATACTGCTCTTATGATTTCTCGAACTTTGGCAATGGCTTATGTTATGGATCAG AAAGCATATCTGGTTCAACAAACTTCCTGGCAAAACAATGTCAGAATGAGTGGCCTAGTAGAACAG ATTCGGGGCCCCCTCTCTAATATACAAACACTTGCAAAGATGTTATCCGTTCATATGAAGAGAACTGAG ATTCCTTATGATATTATTGAAGATATTCTCATCCAAGGTGACCACTTGAAAGATGCTTTGCAACAAATTCAAGAGGCTGTATATCTGACTAAG GCAAACATAGTCAGAAGCAGTGAAGAGACTTTAAAGAAAATTCAGGGGTCACCGCATCCTTCAAGAGCTTTATCAGATTATGGATCAGTACATGGCAATGATTCACAAAACGTAGATCCAGTGTTGGCTCTGAATTCTGATAAGGATGACATGGTAATGCCTATGCCACCTCTATGGCTGGTACCTCTTCAGCACCAAGATGCTAG ACCATGTGATCTCTGCGATGTGCTGAAAGATTTAGTTGCAGGAGCGTTACCACTTGCTTATAAGCAGCAACGCACATTAGATATAACTGGAATTTCAAATCCACTTCATGTTGCTGTTGAGGAATCTGCTTTGAGACAAGCCTTGAGTAATCTGATAGAAGGATCTCTTCTACGTACACAGCATGGTGGAAGAGTTCAAATATATGCAGGTGAAGCACCTGCAGGAGGTACTCTCGTGGTCATTGATGATGATGGGCCTGACATGCAATACATG ACTCAGATGCGCTCCCTGGCCCCATTTGGATCAGACCTTCTTGCGGATGATATGCTTGAAGATAACATGACTTGGAACTTCATTGCAGGACTAACTGTTGCGCGTGAGATACTTGAGAATTATGGATGTGTTTTGCGTGTGATATCACCTCGAAGGCCTGATGCAGTTATAGGCACTGGAGGAAGTCGTATTGAGATATGGTTACCATCTTTTCAGACAGAAGTAGCTGATATTACTGAAGAAGCATAG
- the LOC117848408 gene encoding chloroplast sensor kinase, chloroplastic isoform X4, translating to MILNAPLHLRRPCSPAAHHPKTSASSPTLIPLPCGLLARRACACAHSPLRHVASPAEEEGAGEGEGGEEEEDLGPASAAAVAAAIRRASNASPVRFRRVRLGETGEAGPHREDGDLAEPSADFRRLCAEQLEMFRVVVSRDAVLSVYVRPAGSYIMDQLELRRVALYPGINNVPERDTVVLVGNFSISAGLRAAEAFLVKQQMEVVTEFGAIVLPMVKHPFVVGFLVAELPELHGGRAINFHTADIQLPSSTSMDKSSEITPHTKFKAWDVQTSGDQANNYSQLVNEWKNTALMISRTLAMAYVMDQKAYLVQQTSWQNNVRMSGLVEQIRGPLSNIQTLAKMLSVHMKRTEIPYDIIEDILIQGDHLKDALQQIQEAVYLTKANIVRSSEETLKKIQGSPHPSRALSDYGSVHGNDSQNVDPVLALNSDKDDMVMPMPPLWLVPLQHQDARQTM from the exons ATGATCCTTAACGCCCCCCTCCACCTTCGCCGCCCGTGCTCCCCGGCTGCCCACCACCCCAAAACATCCGCTTCCAGTCCAACCCTAATCCCTCTCCCATGCGGGCTACTCGCTCGgcgcgcctgcgcctgcgcccaCTCGCCACTACGGCACGTCGCGTcaccggcggaggaggaaggggcaggggagggggagggcggcgaggaggaggaggacctgggccccgcgtcggcggcggcggtggcggccgccatCCGCCGGGCTTCGAACGCGTCGCCCGTGCGGTTCAGGCGCGTGCGGCTTGGGGAGACGGGGGAGGCGGGGCCGCACCGCGAGGACGGCGACCTGGCGGAGCCGAGCGCCGACTTTCGCCGGCTCTGCGCGGAGCAGCTTGAGATGTTCCGGGTGGTCGTGTCACGCGATGCCGTACTCTCT GTATATGTGAGACCTGCTGGGAGTTATATTATGGATCAGCTGGAACTACGCCGTGTGGCTTTATATCCTGGAATTAATAATGTTCCTGAAAGGGATACTGTTGTCCTAGTTGGTAATTTTTCTATATCAGCTGGACTAAGAGCTGCAGAAGCTTTTCTAGTAAAACAACAG ATGGAAGTCGTAACAGAATTTGGAGCTATAGTTCTTCCGATGGTGAAACATCCCTTTGTTGTTGGCTTCCTTGTTGCAGAGCTTCCAGAACTACATGGTGGACGTGCCATTaattttcatactgccgatatTCAGTTACCATCCAGTACATCCATGGACAAATCATCTGAGATAACTCCACATACTAAATTTAAAGCATGGGATGTTCAAACTTCTGGTGATCAGGCAAATAATTATTCACAACTTGTTAATGAATGGAAGAATACTGCTCTTATGATTTCTCGAACTTTGGCAATGGCTTATGTTATGGATCAG AAAGCATATCTGGTTCAACAAACTTCCTGGCAAAACAATGTCAGAATGAGTGGCCTAGTAGAACAG ATTCGGGGCCCCCTCTCTAATATACAAACACTTGCAAAGATGTTATCCGTTCATATGAAGAGAACTGAG ATTCCTTATGATATTATTGAAGATATTCTCATCCAAGGTGACCACTTGAAAGATGCTTTGCAACAAATTCAAGAGGCTGTATATCTGACTAAG GCAAACATAGTCAGAAGCAGTGAAGAGACTTTAAAGAAAATTCAGGGGTCACCGCATCCTTCAAGAGCTTTATCAGATTATGGATCAGTACATGGCAATGATTCACAAAACGTAGATCCAGTGTTGGCTCTGAATTCTGATAAGGATGACATGGTAATGCCTATGCCACCTCTATGGCTGGTACCTCTTCAGCACCAAGATGCTAG GCAGACCATGTGA
- the LOC117848408 gene encoding chloroplast sensor kinase, chloroplastic isoform X3, with protein MILNAPLHLRRPCSPAAHHPKTSASSPTLIPLPCGLLARRACACAHSPLRHVASPAEEEGAGEGEGGEEEEDLGPASAAAVAAAIRRASNASPVRFRRVRLGETGEAGPHREDGDLAEPSADFRRLCAEQLEMFRVVVSRDAVLSVYVRPAGSYIMDQLELRRVALYPGINNVPERDTVVLVGNFSISAGLRAAEAFLVKQQMEVVTEFGAIVLPMVKHPFVVGFLVAELPELHGGRAINFHTADIQLPSSTSMDKSSEITPHTKFKAWDVQTSGDQANNYSQLVNEWKNTALMISRTLAMAYVMDQKAYLVQQTSWQNNVRMSGLVEQIRGPLSNIQTLAKMLSVHMKRTEIPYDIIEDILIQGDHLKDALQQIQEAVYLTKANIVRSSEETLKKIQGSPHPSRALSDYGSVHGNDSQNVDPVLALNSDKDDMVMPMPPLWLVPLQHQDARSAIPAKYKSTQFLLMTLG; from the exons ATGATCCTTAACGCCCCCCTCCACCTTCGCCGCCCGTGCTCCCCGGCTGCCCACCACCCCAAAACATCCGCTTCCAGTCCAACCCTAATCCCTCTCCCATGCGGGCTACTCGCTCGgcgcgcctgcgcctgcgcccaCTCGCCACTACGGCACGTCGCGTcaccggcggaggaggaaggggcaggggagggggagggcggcgaggaggaggaggacctgggccccgcgtcggcggcggcggtggcggccgccatCCGCCGGGCTTCGAACGCGTCGCCCGTGCGGTTCAGGCGCGTGCGGCTTGGGGAGACGGGGGAGGCGGGGCCGCACCGCGAGGACGGCGACCTGGCGGAGCCGAGCGCCGACTTTCGCCGGCTCTGCGCGGAGCAGCTTGAGATGTTCCGGGTGGTCGTGTCACGCGATGCCGTACTCTCT GTATATGTGAGACCTGCTGGGAGTTATATTATGGATCAGCTGGAACTACGCCGTGTGGCTTTATATCCTGGAATTAATAATGTTCCTGAAAGGGATACTGTTGTCCTAGTTGGTAATTTTTCTATATCAGCTGGACTAAGAGCTGCAGAAGCTTTTCTAGTAAAACAACAG ATGGAAGTCGTAACAGAATTTGGAGCTATAGTTCTTCCGATGGTGAAACATCCCTTTGTTGTTGGCTTCCTTGTTGCAGAGCTTCCAGAACTACATGGTGGACGTGCCATTaattttcatactgccgatatTCAGTTACCATCCAGTACATCCATGGACAAATCATCTGAGATAACTCCACATACTAAATTTAAAGCATGGGATGTTCAAACTTCTGGTGATCAGGCAAATAATTATTCACAACTTGTTAATGAATGGAAGAATACTGCTCTTATGATTTCTCGAACTTTGGCAATGGCTTATGTTATGGATCAG AAAGCATATCTGGTTCAACAAACTTCCTGGCAAAACAATGTCAGAATGAGTGGCCTAGTAGAACAG ATTCGGGGCCCCCTCTCTAATATACAAACACTTGCAAAGATGTTATCCGTTCATATGAAGAGAACTGAG ATTCCTTATGATATTATTGAAGATATTCTCATCCAAGGTGACCACTTGAAAGATGCTTTGCAACAAATTCAAGAGGCTGTATATCTGACTAAG GCAAACATAGTCAGAAGCAGTGAAGAGACTTTAAAGAAAATTCAGGGGTCACCGCATCCTTCAAGAGCTTTATCAGATTATGGATCAGTACATGGCAATGATTCACAAAACGTAGATCCAGTGTTGGCTCTGAATTCTGATAAGGATGACATGGTAATGCCTATGCCACCTCTATGGCTGGTACCTCTTCAGCACCAAGATGCTAG GTCAGCAATACCTGCTAAGTACAAGTCCACCCAGTTCCTCCTGATGACTCTTGGCTGA